Proteins encoded within one genomic window of bacterium:
- a CDS encoding sigma-70 family RNA polymerase sigma factor: MIADLVRRAQRGEAEAYTQLVRQFQDAVYATTYQVVLDAETARDLAQETFVRGYQGLGALRRPESFPAWIIRIARNLATDWLRRPERRWLPLEAAPLTETDPAAELATRDLVLRALSTLPAENRLALSLFLVNGYTYQEVARLTGAPLSTVKGRIERAKGKLAREVFAMVEDTLKSGAPDEQFTLETVRESLQQGRAAADAQDLATGRAVAETALETLAAHAARGAEADDLRVEALGLVVQSTHFADRERWCQAKRELVRLAEARGDEAAVTRHLYDLALWDRSLPEDEREQIAQRCLDALRHSGSHEPLVRVLYWRGWHFLIRGEPEQGFALLQEAREALVGVPYNEWHACLEASAEFERLAGEQLDVARRVVWGAGCNILRVEGERIVHPGQPGSSCHSGIPAEAAKFHEPFWGLVEQTDWFPYVGPQPGYVEEQSAFSYTPTPTHMRIWLEASTETISTPAGDFRDCLLMRVTRTESPLDAGVDSPQRRTNRIVCGEKWCWFARGVGPVAYRAERADGIVEHAVLSAFHCPESREEWMPLVVGTRWEYVPAEPGEDFDALMVEWLGHCSADGTWYQPHTQIGNRH, encoded by the coding sequence GTGATTGCCGATCTGGTGCGACGGGCCCAACGGGGCGAAGCCGAGGCGTACACGCAACTGGTGCGTCAGTTCCAGGATGCGGTATACGCGACGACCTATCAGGTTGTGCTGGACGCCGAGACGGCGCGCGATCTGGCCCAGGAGACGTTCGTGCGGGGCTATCAGGGGCTAGGCGCGCTGCGCCGGCCCGAGAGCTTCCCGGCCTGGATCATCCGCATCGCCCGCAACCTGGCGACCGACTGGCTGCGCCGGCCCGAGCGGCGGTGGCTGCCGCTAGAGGCGGCACCACTGACCGAGACCGACCCCGCGGCCGAACTCGCCACCCGCGACCTGGTTCTCCGCGCCCTCAGTACCCTTCCTGCCGAAAACCGCCTCGCCCTCTCGCTCTTCCTGGTCAACGGCTACACGTACCAGGAAGTGGCGCGACTGACGGGTGCGCCGCTAAGCACCGTCAAGGGGCGCATCGAGCGAGCGAAGGGCAAACTGGCACGGGAGGTCTTTGCGATGGTCGAGGACACACTGAAGAGCGGCGCACCGGACGAGCAGTTCACCTTGGAGACGGTCAGGGAGAGCCTCCAGCAGGGCCGGGCGGCGGCAGACGCGCAGGACCTGGCAACCGGGCGGGCCGTGGCCGAGACCGCCCTGGAGACGTTGGCGGCACACGCGGCACGGGGTGCGGAGGCCGATGACCTGCGGGTCGAGGCACTTGGGCTGGTGGTCCAGTCCACTCACTTCGCCGACCGGGAGCGCTGGTGTCAGGCCAAGCGCGAGTTGGTGCGGCTGGCCGAGGCGCGGGGCGACGAGGCGGCCGTGACGAGGCACCTGTACGACCTCGCCCTCTGGGACCGGTCTCTGCCCGAGGACGAGCGCGAGCAGATCGCCCAGCGGTGCCTGGACGCCCTCCGTCACAGCGGCAGCCACGAGCCGTTAGTGCGGGTGCTGTACTGGCGCGGGTGGCACTTCCTGATCCGCGGCGAGCCGGAGCAGGGCTTCGCCCTGCTGCAGGAGGCGCGTGAGGCGTTAGTCGGTGTGCCGTACAACGAATGGCATGCCTGCCTGGAGGCCTCGGCCGAGTTCGAGCGGCTAGCCGGGGAGCAGCTCGACGTGGCGCGGCGGGTGGTGTGGGGCGCCGGCTGCAACATCCTCCGCGTCGAGGGCGAGCGCATCGTGCATCCCGGTCAGCCCGGCTCCAGTTGCCACAGCGGCATACCAGCGGAGGCGGCCAAGTTCCACGAGCCCTTCTGGGGGCTGGTTGAGCAGACCGACTGGTTCCCCTACGTCGGGCCGCAGCCGGGCTATGTCGAGGAGCAGTCGGCCTTCTCGTACACCCCGACCCCGACCCACATGCGCATCTGGCTGGAGGCGAGCACCGAGACGATCAGCACCCCGGCCGGCGACTTCCGCGACTGCCTGCTGATGCGCGTGACGCGGACGGAGTCGCCGCTAGATGCCGGAGTGGACAGCCCGCAGCGCCGCACCAACCGGATCGTGTGTGGCGAGAAGTGGTGCTGGTTCGCGCGCGGCGTCGGGCCCGTGGCCTATCGCGCCGAGCGGGCCGACGGGATCGTCGAGCACGCCGTGCTGTCGGCGTTCCACTGCCCCGAGTCGCGCGAGGAGTGGATGCCGCTGGTCGTGGGCACCCGGTGGGAGTATGTTCCGGCCGAACCGGGAGAGGATTTCGATGCCCTCATGGTGGAATGGTTAGGTCACTGCAGTGCGGATGGCACGTGGTACCAGCCGCACACGCAGATCGGCAACCGCCACTGA
- a CDS encoding FAD-dependent oxidoreductase, with the protein MDLQFSRTIPVRHEVDVLVAGGGPAGVAATVAAAEQGASVFVAEGHTCFGGMGTAGLVPWFCKFGDGVHFHAGGVGRRIFDLLHERGGTSSPPGWMSPAIRAEVLKRIYDDLVADSGAAFTLQTQIIGIEQDGPRVTHAICSGKSGLFAIAAKTFVDCTGDGDLCAWGGAPVEKGDAEGGMMAGTLCSLWSGIDWETVNQARSEGLRDDSRCAEAGDDGVFTIPDKHLPGMCMTSAEGVGGGNIGHTFGVDATDERSVTEALVWGRKLVVEYERYYKEYLKGYEQMQLVATGSLLGIRETRRIMGDYVLVLDDFQRQAVFEDEIGRFAYPVDIHAATSGEKAYAKFLEEYTALRYKAGESYGIPYRALVPRNLDNVLVAGRCISSDRYLQSSVRVMPGCYITGQAAGVAAALAAAGAGDTRQVDVSDLQGRLKQMGAFLPNA; encoded by the coding sequence ATGGACCTGCAATTCAGCCGCACCATTCCCGTTCGTCATGAAGTGGATGTACTCGTTGCCGGGGGTGGGCCGGCCGGTGTGGCCGCGACCGTCGCCGCGGCCGAACAGGGGGCGTCCGTCTTCGTCGCCGAGGGGCACACATGCTTCGGCGGCATGGGCACCGCCGGCCTGGTGCCGTGGTTCTGCAAGTTCGGCGACGGCGTCCACTTCCATGCCGGGGGCGTGGGGCGGCGCATCTTCGATCTGCTGCACGAACGCGGCGGCACCAGCAGCCCGCCGGGGTGGATGTCACCCGCCATCCGCGCCGAAGTGCTCAAGCGCATCTACGACGACCTCGTCGCCGACAGCGGGGCAGCGTTTACGCTGCAGACGCAGATCATCGGCATCGAGCAGGACGGGCCGCGCGTGACCCATGCCATCTGCTCGGGCAAGAGCGGGCTGTTCGCCATCGCCGCGAAGACCTTCGTGGACTGCACGGGCGACGGCGACCTGTGCGCGTGGGGCGGGGCGCCGGTGGAGAAGGGCGATGCCGAGGGCGGCATGATGGCCGGGACGCTGTGCAGCCTGTGGAGCGGGATTGACTGGGAGACGGTCAACCAGGCGCGCAGCGAGGGCCTGCGCGACGACAGTCGCTGCGCCGAAGCCGGCGACGACGGCGTGTTCACCATCCCCGACAAGCACCTCCCCGGCATGTGCATGACCAGCGCCGAGGGCGTCGGCGGCGGCAACATCGGCCACACCTTCGGCGTGGACGCCACCGACGAGCGCTCGGTGACCGAGGCGCTCGTGTGGGGCCGCAAGCTCGTCGTCGAGTACGAGCGGTACTACAAGGAGTACCTCAAGGGCTACGAGCAGATGCAGCTCGTGGCTACCGGGTCGCTGCTGGGCATCCGTGAGACGCGGCGCATCATGGGTGACTACGTGCTGGTGCTGGATGACTTCCAGAGGCAAGCGGTGTTCGAGGACGAGATCGGGCGCTTCGCCTATCCGGTGGACATCCACGCAGCCACCAGCGGCGAGAAGGCCTACGCGAAGTTCCTCGAGGAGTACACAGCCCTGCGGTACAAGGCCGGCGAGAGCTACGGCATTCCCTACCGGGCGCTGGTGCCGCGCAACCTGGACAATGTGCTGGTGGCGGGCCGCTGCATCAGCTCCGACCGTTACCTCCAGTCCTCGGTGCGCGTCATGCCGGGCTGCTACATCACCGGACAGGCGGCGGGCGTGGCGGCGGCGTTGGCAGCCGCCGGGGCCGGCGACACGCGGCAGGTGGATGTCAGCGACCTGCAGGGACGGCTGAAGCAGATGGGTGCGTTCCTGCCGAATGCGTAG
- a CDS encoding sugar phosphate isomerase/epimerase, translated as MKISIASYSFHGLTGQGMMDIFGYLETVKYRYRLDAADIWSGTLAAGLSVPAYDAEHLKRVKEALDEREMVVANYHVDGVHVWEDDPDKREHNYREALAHLEAGAFLGAQTMRVDMGGAGDTFTDEQLAFVAGRYREYAQFAADHGFTVGPETHWGPSLNPATQQAVHDAVNHPAYGVLLHIGHWIEGHEEEGDAMAAPWANHTHVDARITRTCLEEKMRLLLAAGYDGTWGVEHHSAQREYAEVEWQLAEVKRCVGRLKSED; from the coding sequence ATGAAGATCTCGATCGCTTCGTACTCGTTCCACGGCCTGACGGGCCAGGGCATGATGGACATCTTCGGCTACCTGGAGACGGTCAAGTACCGCTACCGCCTGGACGCGGCCGACATCTGGTCGGGGACGCTGGCGGCCGGCCTGTCGGTTCCGGCCTATGACGCCGAGCACCTCAAGCGGGTCAAGGAGGCGCTGGACGAGCGCGAGATGGTCGTGGCCAACTACCATGTGGACGGAGTGCATGTGTGGGAAGACGATCCGGACAAGCGCGAGCACAACTATCGCGAGGCGCTGGCGCACCTGGAGGCCGGGGCGTTCCTGGGGGCCCAGACGATGCGCGTTGACATGGGCGGGGCGGGCGACACGTTCACCGATGAGCAGTTGGCCTTCGTCGCGGGCCGCTACCGCGAGTACGCGCAGTTCGCCGCCGACCATGGCTTCACCGTCGGCCCCGAGACGCACTGGGGGCCGTCGCTGAACCCCGCCACGCAGCAGGCTGTCCACGACGCGGTGAACCACCCGGCCTACGGCGTGCTGCTGCACATTGGCCACTGGATCGAGGGGCATGAGGAGGAGGGGGACGCAATGGCCGCGCCGTGGGCCAACCACACGCATGTGGATGCCCGCATCACCCGCACGTGCCTGGAGGAGAAGATGCGGCTGCTACTGGCCGCGGGCTATGACGGCACCTGGGGCGTGGAGCACCACTCGGCGCAGCGCGAGTACGCGGAGGTCGAGTGGCAGCTCGCGGAAGTGAAGCGATGTGTGGGGAGGCTGAAGAGCGAAGACTGA
- a CDS encoding OPT/YSL family transporter: MRMREIEELAEYRSLMEAPETYKDGFGWKTVLGALFIGFVMMPGSIYLGLMVGQTMGPAAEWTTIILFTEIARRSFTVLSKQEVYLLYYVAGGLAAGGGTLGLSGGPFAGLVWNQFLRSPSVAPAGLGEQVPNWVAPPSTSEAVLRRTFMHPDWIPAILVLIATMVFSRFAWFTFGYVLFRLTSDGEKLPFPMAPVAAQGATALAEASSKEETWRWRIFSIGSMIGVAFGLLYIGIPTLSGVVLLQPIQILPIPFVDFTQGTERILPGAAIGIGTNISTIFGGFVLPFWMVVGTFAAMVATMIVNPIAAATGHLPTWRPGMESMRTIWAGSIDIWLSFGIGTAFAVAALGIIKMVAGWRAASAEGRKMGFGFGTPPPGRGDFSVIWCMVIFFLCTTGYVILTRYLVPDFPIYFVLFFGYIWTPFESYINARMVGLTSQAVAIPMLRQATFIFSGYKGIKVWFAPIPLSNYGGTAQSFRSVELTGTKFTSLVKAEVLMFPILLVCSFIFWSYIWRLNPIPSVYYPYTQKFWDYEAMNSWLWMTSTTEGPAREMFLRAIKPSLMVGGLGFGLIAYYLLSWLNVPVLTIYGFIRGLGTIPHYIIPEFAGALIGRYYLRKRFGEDNWKRWPPVLLAGLSCGMGLIGMLTIAVSLLKSSITEMPF; encoded by the coding sequence ATGCGCATGCGTGAGATTGAGGAGCTGGCTGAATATCGTTCGCTGATGGAGGCGCCCGAGACGTACAAGGACGGCTTCGGCTGGAAGACCGTCCTGGGCGCGCTGTTCATCGGCTTCGTGATGATGCCCGGCTCGATCTACCTCGGCCTGATGGTGGGCCAGACCATGGGTCCGGCCGCCGAGTGGACCACCATCATTCTCTTCACTGAGATTGCCCGCCGTTCGTTCACCGTCCTGTCCAAGCAGGAGGTGTACCTGCTGTACTACGTGGCCGGCGGCCTGGCGGCCGGTGGCGGCACTCTCGGCCTCTCCGGCGGGCCCTTCGCCGGGCTGGTCTGGAACCAGTTCCTGCGCAGCCCCTCGGTGGCTCCGGCCGGCCTGGGCGAGCAGGTCCCCAACTGGGTCGCCCCGCCCTCCACCTCCGAAGCCGTCCTGCGCCGCACTTTCATGCACCCGGATTGGATCCCCGCGATCCTGGTGCTCATCGCCACAATGGTCTTCTCGCGCTTCGCCTGGTTTACGTTCGGCTATGTGCTCTTCCGCCTGACCTCCGATGGCGAGAAGCTGCCCTTCCCGATGGCTCCCGTGGCCGCGCAGGGCGCCACGGCCCTGGCCGAGGCCTCCAGCAAGGAGGAGACCTGGCGCTGGCGCATCTTCTCGATCGGCAGCATGATCGGCGTCGCCTTCGGCCTGCTGTACATCGGCATCCCGACCCTCTCGGGCGTGGTGCTGCTGCAACCCATTCAGATCCTGCCCATTCCGTTCGTGGACTTCACGCAGGGCACCGAGCGCATCCTGCCCGGCGCCGCCATCGGCATCGGCACCAACATCAGCACGATCTTCGGTGGGTTCGTCCTGCCCTTCTGGATGGTGGTGGGGACCTTCGCGGCCATGGTCGCCACGATGATCGTCAACCCCATCGCAGCGGCGACCGGGCACCTGCCGACCTGGCGCCCGGGCATGGAGTCCATGCGCACGATCTGGGCCGGCAGCATTGACATCTGGCTGTCGTTCGGTATCGGCACAGCCTTCGCGGTGGCCGCCCTGGGGATCATCAAGATGGTGGCCGGCTGGCGGGCCGCCAGCGCCGAGGGCCGCAAGATGGGCTTCGGCTTCGGCACCCCACCTCCGGGGCGCGGCGATTTCAGCGTCATCTGGTGCATGGTGATCTTCTTCCTGTGCACCACGGGTTACGTGATCCTTACCCGCTACCTGGTGCCCGACTTCCCGATCTACTTCGTCCTGTTCTTCGGCTACATCTGGACGCCGTTCGAGTCATACATCAACGCGCGCATGGTGGGGCTGACCAGCCAGGCCGTCGCCATCCCGATGCTGCGGCAGGCCACCTTCATCTTCAGCGGCTACAAGGGCATCAAGGTGTGGTTCGCGCCGATCCCGCTGTCTAACTACGGCGGCACGGCGCAGAGCTTCCGCTCGGTGGAGCTGACCGGCACGAAGTTCACCTCGCTGGTCAAGGCCGAGGTCCTGATGTTCCCGATCCTGCTGGTGTGCAGCTTCATCTTCTGGAGCTACATCTGGCGGCTGAACCCCATCCCCAGCGTCTACTACCCGTACACCCAGAAGTTCTGGGACTATGAGGCGATGAATAGCTGGCTGTGGATGACCTCGACCACGGAGGGGCCGGCGCGCGAGATGTTCCTGCGGGCCATCAAGCCCAGCCTGATGGTCGGCGGCCTGGGCTTCGGTCTGATCGCCTACTACCTGCTCAGTTGGCTCAACGTGCCGGTACTCACGATCTACGGCTTCATCCGCGGCCTGGGTACGATCCCCCACTACATCATCCCCGAGTTCGCCGGGGCGCTCATCGGCCGGTACTACCTGCGCAAGCGGTTCGGGGAGGACAACTGGAAGCGCTGGCCGCCCGTCCTGCTGGCCGGCCTCTCCTGCGGCATGGGCCTGATCGGGATGCTAACGATCGCCGTCTCCCTTTTGAAGAGCAGCATCACCGAGATGCCGTTCTGA
- the cobO gene encoding cob(I)yrinic acid a,c-diamide adenosyltransferase, producing MSQPKIGQVQVYTGDGKGKTTAALGLALRAYGAGLRVFVGQFCKGREVAEHAVLASLGERVTVRHTGSCAFITDEPTAEDIAAAQMMLAELMEALRSGAYDVVIADELNVALDLGLVSLADVHALLDARPGQVELVITGRNAAPEIVERADLVTEMLAVKHPYDTGLQARRGIEY from the coding sequence ATGAGCCAACCGAAGATCGGGCAGGTACAAGTCTATACCGGTGACGGCAAGGGGAAGACGACCGCGGCCCTGGGCCTGGCCCTGCGCGCCTATGGCGCCGGACTACGCGTCTTTGTCGGCCAGTTCTGCAAAGGGCGCGAGGTCGCCGAGCACGCCGTGCTGGCCTCCCTCGGGGAGCGCGTGACGGTCCGCCATACCGGCAGTTGCGCCTTCATCACGGACGAGCCGACGGCCGAGGACATCGCGGCCGCGCAGATGATGCTGGCCGAGCTGATGGAGGCCCTCCGCAGCGGGGCGTACGATGTGGTCATCGCCGATGAGTTGAACGTCGCCCTGGACCTGGGCCTCGTCAGTCTCGCCGATGTCCACGCCCTTCTCGATGCGCGGCCGGGGCAGGTTGAGCTGGTCATCACCGGCCGGAACGCTGCCCCTGAGATCGTCGAGCGCGCCGATCTCGTCACGGAGATGCTGGCCGTCAAGCACCCCTACGACACGGGCCTGCAAGCGCGCCGCGGCATCGAGTACTGA